One Rattus rattus isolate New Zealand chromosome 12, Rrattus_CSIRO_v1, whole genome shotgun sequence genomic window carries:
- the Gpr183 gene encoding G-protein coupled receptor 183, with the protein MANNFTTPLAASHGNNCDLYAHHSTARILMPLHYSLVFIIGLVGNLLALVVIVQNRKKINSTTLYSMNLVISDILFTTALPTRIVYYALGFDWRIGDALCRITALLFYINTYAGVNFMTCLSIDRFFAVVHPLRYNKIKRIEYAKGICVFVWILVFAQTLPLLLKPMSKQEADKTTCMEYPNFEGTASLPWILLGACLLGYVLPLAIILLCYSQICCKLFRTAKQNPLTEKSGVNKKALNTIILIIVVFVLCFTPYHVAIIQHMVKTLYAPGALDCGVRHSFQISLHFTVCLMNFNCCMDPFIYFFACKGYKRKVMKMLKRQVSVSISSAVRSAPEENSREMTESQMMIHSKASNGR; encoded by the coding sequence ATGGCTAACAATTTTACTACACCACTGGCAGCTTCTCACGGCAATAACTGTGATCTCTATGCACACCACAGCACGGCCAGGATATTAATGCCTCTGCATTACAGCCTGGTCTTCATCATTGGTCTGGTGGGAAACCTGTTGGCCTTAGTTGTCATtgttcaaaacagaaagaaaatcaacTCAACCACTCTCTATTCAATGAACTTGGTGATTTCCGACATCCTGTTTACCACAGCTTTACCTACGCGGATAGTCTACTATGCCCTGGGTTTTGATTGGAGGATTGGTGATGCCCTGTGCCGGATAACTGCTCTGTTGTTCTACATCAACACGTATGCAGGTGTGAACTTCATGACTTGTTTGAGCATAGATAGATTCTTTGCCGTGGTGCACCCTCTGCGCTACAACAAGATTAAAAGAATTGAATATGCAAAGGGCATTTGTGTATTTGTCTGGATTTTGGTGTTTGCTCAAACACTGCCACTGCTCCTCAAACCCATGTCTAAGCAGGAGGCAGACAAGACTACTTGCATGGAATATCCAAATTTTGAAGGGACAGCATCTCTCCCGTGGATTCTGCTCGGAGCCTGCCTGCTGGGCTACGTGCTGCCTCTTGCCATCATCCTCCTGTGCTACTCTCAGATCTGCTGCAAACTCTTCAGGACTGCCAAGCAGAACCCACTGACCGAGAAATCTGGTGTGAACAAAAAGGCTCTCAacaccatcatcctcatcatcgtTGTGTTCGTCCTGTGCTTCACACCCTACCACGTGGCCATCATTCAGCACATGGTAAAGACTCTCTACGCCCCCGGAGCCCTAGACTGTGGGGTGAGACACTCCTTCCAGATCTCTCTGCACTTCACGGTGTGCCTGATGAACTTCAACTGCTGCATGGACCCTTTCATATACTTCTTTGCATGTAAAGGGTACAAGAGAAAGGTCATGAAGATGCTCAAACGTCAAGTGAGTGTGTCAATCTCCAGTGCAGTGAGGTCAGCCCCTGAGGAGAACTCACGGGAAATGACGGAGTCACAGATGATGATCCACTCCAAGGCCTCCAATGGGAGGTAA